The Nitrospira sp. genome includes the window GATCGGCATGGATTTGAACGGGGGTACTCGGGCGCCTCCACTATTACCAATCGGAACCCAAATCAGAGAGAACAATAGTGCTCCCAGGATCCTCGGAATCTGGCCGGTAATTTCTACAAAATCGCGACGCCTCCAACCGACCTTGAGCATCCACCAGTGGGTTCTTGCATGTTCAATCGGAAACGATTG containing:
- a CDS encoding DUF3703 domain-containing protein; this encodes MHPEIRRAYDAEMTEAVSQYHAGDLQPAFSNLERAHILGQSFPIEHARTHWWMLKVGWRRRDFVEITGQIPRILGALLFSLIWVPIGNSGGARVPPFKSMPIPEDLQPLLEKYGRSAKA